DNA from Brachyspira aalborgi:
GGGACCTATAGTAAACGAAAGTTTGGAAACTAATATCGAAGGAATATTTTCATGCGGAAACGCTTTGCATGTTCATGATTTGGTTGATTTTGTTTCAGAAGAAGCGGAAACTGCGGGAAAAAGCGCCGCTATTTATATTCTAAATAAAAAAACAAAAAAAGAAAAAGAAGAATATATTTATTTAAAAGCTTCAAACGGAATTCGTTATACAGTTCCGTCAATCGTTAATATTGAAAATATAGATAAAGAACTTACGGTTAGATTTAGAGTAGGCGGAGTATTTACAAATAAATTTTTGAATGTTTATTTTGACGGAGCGAGGCTCGTTCATAAAAAACATTTGATATTTGCGCCTGGCGAAATGGAAACCTTAAAATTAAATAAAGATATGTTATTAAAAGAAGGATTAAAAAATATAGAATTTAAAATCGAAGATAATTAAATTAAGGATAATAAAATGGAAAATAAAGAATTAACTTGTATATGTTGTCCTATGGGATGCGCTTTAAATATTGAAATGGAAAATAACGAGATTATAAAAGTTATAGGCAATACTTGTAAAAGAGGCGACACTTATGCGAGAGCCGAAATAGTTCGTCCCGTTAGAATGGTTACTACTATAGTTAAAGTTGAAAACGGAAAATTAAAAATGCTTCCCGTAAAAACAAAAGAGCCTATAGATAAAGATAAAATAAATATTTGTCTTCATGCATTGAAAGATATAAAAGTTAAAGCGCCCGTTAATATAGGAGATATTATAGCCAAAGATATTGCTGGAGTCGATATAATCGCCACTAGAAATGTGGAAGCTATCTTATAATAAAATTAAATATTTTTTATTAAATTTTAAGTGCAAGATTCGCAAACCTCTTCAAGCTCAAAATTCGATTTAGGAGTTTTCATATAATATAAAGTTTTAAGTCCTAAATCCATAGCGTATTGAATATCGTCCCAAAGTTCTTTTGCCGATTCTGGTTTAATATAATAAAGATTTACCGATTGCGATTGGTCTATATATCTTTGTCTCACGGCGGCAAGCTCTATAATATTTTTTGCAGGAATAGTCCAACATCTTTGATAATAATCTCTATTCTTTTTAAGATTAGGCGCTAAAGAAGGCAAGGTTTGAATTCCTTCTTCTACAAAAAATAAATCTACTATAGGCTCTATGCTTTCCGTTGCCGAAACGCTTTTTCCCGAAGTCGCTGTCGGAGCTATAGCGCCATGAAAAGAAAATCTAACGCCATAATTTTTTATATCTTCTGCGAGTTTGTCCCATTTTTCAGAATCGGTTTCAATATTAAGAATATTTTTTTTATTATTTAAAATCGACAAATGAAAAGGAGTTTTTCCTTCTTTCCATTTTGATTCGTAAAAAGTTTTATAAGGTCCTCTCTCTTTCGCTAAAATATTTGAAGCTTCGTAAATATGATAATATAAATCGTCAAAAACTTTATTTGTGAACTCTATCGCTTCTTTGTCTGTATATTTTAATTTATTTGACGCTAAAAGATTTGCATAATTTATAACGCCAATTCCAATTGGACGATTTTTTTTATTTGCAATCTCGCCTTCTTTTACGGGATAAAATTGAGCGTCTATTATATTATCGCATCCTCTTAATAAAGTATAGCAGAAAGATTTTTTCTTTTCGGGCTTAAAATTAACCCAAGACATTAAATTTACAGAAACCAAATTGCATATTCCAATCTCTCCGCTTTGCTTTCTCTGAATTATTTCGTAAGTTCCATCTTCGTTTACTACATATTTTTCTTCTAAAAGTTTTGAAGGAAAAGACGGAATTACAATTTCTTGACAGAGATTTGAAGCGCCGACAAATTTATTAACCATATTTTGTTCGTTTATATTATCAACGAAAGTTAAATATATATTTCCCGTTTCCTGACGAACTTTCAATATTTGAAATAATAATTCTTTCGCTTTTATTTTCTTTTTTCTTATTGAAGATTTGCTTTCATAATAAACATAAGCTATATTAAAATTCTCTCCGTATTCTTCGTTAAGTAATGGAGTTTCTTTAGGGTCGAATAAAGTTATATATTGGTCTTTATTTACTCTCTCTCTAAAAATATTGCTTATTCTTATTGAATATACTAATTTTCTCGCTCTCGTATCTTCCGTTCCGCCCGCGTCTTTAAGCATTACCAAATCCATAACATCCATATGCCACCAAGGAAAAGTTATAACGCATGCTCCTTTACGAACTCCGCCTTGATTAAACGATGAAATTGTCTGCTCTACTCTCTTTATAAAAGGAATAGGTCCGTCCGAGCGTCCTCTATTAGTTTGAATGCTTGAGCCTGAAGCCCTTATAAAAGAAGCGTCATAAGCGATTCCGCCTGAAAATTTTGAATATAAAGCCATATTGCCATCGGTTTGATTTAAACTCCAAGTGTCGTCATCGGGAGTGTTTAATATGCAGCTTGCAAGTTGAGCTTTTACCGTCATACTATTTGCAATTCTTGGCGTGGCAAATGTAACTTCATGTTTTGAAAGCATATCGTAAGTTCTTTTTATATATTTTAATCTATCGTTTCTACTTTTTTTAAATATTTCTTTTTTATCGCCTTTATAAATATCGTCATAAAAAGAAAACATAGCGGCAACCATATAAGTTATTTGAGGAAGTTCCAATTTTTTATTTCCGATTGCTTTGCAGTATTTTCTATTGAATATGGCAAGTCCTTTATAAGTAAAAAGCAAATCTCTATTTGGCTCTATCATTGAATTTATTTTATCCAATTCTATGTCTGAAAAATGTTTTATAATTTCTTTATCGTATATTTTGTATTTTAATCCTTTTTTTAAGAAAGTTTTTATATGAGGATAAGCGCCTATTTTTTTTAATCCCGCCGTTTCTTTATATATTTTCATTAAATAAAGTTTTTCGGCTATAGTGTCGTATATCGGATATAGCGGACTTATTTTATTTACGGCAGTATTTATAAGCTCGTCATATAAAACTTCAATTTTCATTTTATCGTTTATTTTTATATTAAGTCCTTGAAGTAAAGCGTTTGTAAAAACTTCTTTTCCTTCGGTAGCCCAATTAATAACTTTTTTTAATTTTTCTTCGTTGAAAGGCTCTTCTCTTCCGTCTCTTTTTATAATAATATGTTTTTTATCTTTAGTTAATTCAATCATAATCTGCTCCAATTATAAGTCGTTTTTAAGCGTTCCTTTTTGATAAGATATATTTGTAGCTTCCTGTAAAGCTGCATTTTGTTTATTTATATCTCTATAAGTATTAAACCAATCTATTATATCGGATTTTTTTTCTTTCAAATATTCCGTTTCAATTCCAATATCTCTCAATCTAACTCCCGCCCAATATTTAATAAAATGTTCGCTTACAGAAGAGTTTATTCCCAAAACATCTCTTTCGTCAAATAAATATTTCGCCCATTTAATCTCTTCTGCGACAGTATAGTCAGTCATTTCTTTTGCAGTTTTATCAAACCATCCGTTATCGAATAAATGTTTGAATTCTTGATTTCCTTCTTTTCTGAGTATCGATAAAACATTTTTTCCCGTAGGAACATGAACATTTAATTCGTCATGAGCTATAAGTTTTATTGTTTTTGTAAATCCCGTAATCGCATCGCCGTAGCTATTATTAATAGTAAAAGTCACCAAAAATGAAAAAGGAAATTTAACGCTTTCAAGCAAATATATTCCCGTTAGCAATTTCAAAACCGCTTGCTTTTTTTCGTCTAAAGAAACTTTTGAAGCTTCTATATTGCATAAAGTATCAACGCAATCGAAAAGTTCAACTTCTTTCTCCATTCTATGTTTTACAAATTCATCATTATAAACCAAATCCAAAGTTTCCGTAGCCTGCTGAGCGAAAACCTCCGAAAGTCCATAAGAATAAGACTCCGCATGAATAACTTCTTCAATGGCGATTCTCGAATATAAAATAGACCAAATAGAACTCGAAACTATTCTATTTAAAATTGATGCAAATCCGCTCGTCACTCCGCTATCCATTAAAGTTTGATAAGCGATATTTAATTTAAAAGCCCTTTGAGCGTCTTCAGGCAGAGAAGAAAATCTTGTTTTGTCCGATTTATAATCTACCTCTTTTGAAAACCAAGTATTTCCTTCGCTCGCTTCTTTTAATTTTCTCGCAACCTCATGGCTTATAGAGTCGATTCTTATATAATGCCCGAAATCTCCAAAAAATATTTTTTCATTCTCGGGCTTTTTATCTATATCAATTACTTTCATTAAAATTAATACCTCTTCAATAAATTAACATAATATAATATTCTATTTATATTTTTTAATTTGTCAAATTTTTATTCGTTTTTGTAGTGATATGAAAGATTTGCATATTAAATATAAAATAAATCAAAAAATTTTAATCTATGGTTTTAATTTATTATTATAAAAATATTATAAAAAATATTTATTAGAATTTAAATTAAGTCGTAATAATTTATATTTTTATCTCAAAAATCATTCAGAATATGTATTTATCTATATATAATATCATATTTTTATATATTTTAAGAAAATTAATTAAATTTTTTCTAAAAAATTACAGAAAAAACTTGACAAATAAAAAATAGTTTGCTATACTATATGGTATAATCTATTTGAATATTTGGATTTAATAAACTATGAAGAAAAACGGAATTATAAATAGCGATATT
Protein-coding regions in this window:
- a CDS encoding DUF1667 domain-containing protein, which codes for MENKELTCICCPMGCALNIEMENNEIIKVIGNTCKRGDTYARAEIVRPVRMVTTIVKVENGKLKMLPVKTKEPIDKDKINICLHALKDIKVKAPVNIGDIIAKDIAGVDIIATRNVEAIL
- a CDS encoding ribonucleoside-diphosphate reductase subunit alpha, which codes for MIELTKDKKHIIIKRDGREEPFNEEKLKKVINWATEGKEVFTNALLQGLNIKINDKMKIEVLYDELINTAVNKISPLYPIYDTIAEKLYLMKIYKETAGLKKIGAYPHIKTFLKKGLKYKIYDKEIIKHFSDIELDKINSMIEPNRDLLFTYKGLAIFNRKYCKAIGNKKLELPQITYMVAAMFSFYDDIYKGDKKEIFKKSRNDRLKYIKRTYDMLSKHEVTFATPRIANSMTVKAQLASCILNTPDDDTWSLNQTDGNMALYSKFSGGIAYDASFIRASGSSIQTNRGRSDGPIPFIKRVEQTISSFNQGGVRKGACVITFPWWHMDVMDLVMLKDAGGTEDTRARKLVYSIRISNIFRERVNKDQYITLFDPKETPLLNEEYGENFNIAYVYYESKSSIRKKKIKAKELLFQILKVRQETGNIYLTFVDNINEQNMVNKFVGASNLCQEIVIPSFPSKLLEEKYVVNEDGTYEIIQRKQSGEIGICNLVSVNLMSWVNFKPEKKKSFCYTLLRGCDNIIDAQFYPVKEGEIANKKNRPIGIGVINYANLLASNKLKYTDKEAIEFTNKVFDDLYYHIYEASNILAKERGPYKTFYESKWKEGKTPFHLSILNNKKNILNIETDSEKWDKLAEDIKNYGVRFSFHGAIAPTATSGKSVSATESIEPIVDLFFVEEGIQTLPSLAPNLKKNRDYYQRCWTIPAKNIIELAAVRQRYIDQSQSVNLYYIKPESAKELWDDIQYAMDLGLKTLYYMKTPKSNFELEEVCESCT
- a CDS encoding ribonucleotide-diphosphate reductase subunit beta; this translates as MKVIDIDKKPENEKIFFGDFGHYIRIDSISHEVARKLKEASEGNTWFSKEVDYKSDKTRFSSLPEDAQRAFKLNIAYQTLMDSGVTSGFASILNRIVSSSIWSILYSRIAIEEVIHAESYSYGLSEVFAQQATETLDLVYNDEFVKHRMEKEVELFDCVDTLCNIEASKVSLDEKKQAVLKLLTGIYLLESVKFPFSFLVTFTINNSYGDAITGFTKTIKLIAHDELNVHVPTGKNVLSILRKEGNQEFKHLFDNGWFDKTAKEMTDYTVAEEIKWAKYLFDERDVLGINSSVSEHFIKYWAGVRLRDIGIETEYLKEKKSDIIDWFNTYRDINKQNAALQEATNISYQKGTLKNDL